The DNA segment GATGCCGCGAAAGTCTCAGTCACCCGTCGAGTCTGTGGTTATTTAGGCAGCCCAGATGCGCGCCCTTTCAATGAAGGCAAGCAAGAAGAAGTAAAACGCCGCGTTAAACACTTATAAACGTTTATACTATTTATAAATAATCACAACTGATCCGACCTCAGTTTAATTAACTAGCTAGCCAATATTTGATTGGCTAGCATTTAAGAAGTGAAAATGCACTATTCTCAATATTTCGATCTTGATGTCATCAATGGCCCGGGTACTCGTGTAACCCTGTTTGTCAGTGGCTGCGAGCATCAATGCAAGGGCTGTTATAACCAATCGACCTGGTCTCCACGCAATGGTTCACACTTTAATCAAACGATAGAAGACAAGATAATTAATGATTTAAACGATCCCCGAATACGTCGTCGTGGGCTAAGTTTAAGCGGAGGCGACCCTCTCTATCCAAAAAATTTAGATTGCATCTTAAAACTAGTAAAAAGAGTTAAAAACGAGTGTATTGGAAAGAGTATTTGGTTATGGACAGGCTACACAATAGAGCAATTAACCCCACAACAAAAAGCCGTCGTTCAATACATAGATTATTTGGTTGATGGTAAGTTTGAACAACAGCTGGTTGACCCAGCATTAAAATTTCGAGGCAGTAGCAATCAACGTATTCTTGCCATTACAAAAAATGATGAGTTTGATGGATTTAAATATGCTATATCAAAAATCAATGCTGATTAAACATAATTTGATGAATGCGATCACCTGATGATAGCGCTATCATAGGCATGATCATAAATAAAAAATTATAAATTGTAAAAAGGCCAAATTCAGAATTTAATACTTTAGGAATACTAATTTATTATGGAATAAATAGCCTAATCTTAAAGTCCTACTCGCACTATTACTTCATTAAATATATATGTTTAAGGACTAAAATACCGTCCGTATTCAGGTCATTTAAAAATAAAGTTATTTGACTTAAATCACATAAAATTCATCATTTATACCATGCATAAACAGTTGCGTTTTATCATATTTAACACAAAAGTATGAGACTTTATTATAAACATCCGCCTACCAAATAAGCACGAAAAAATTTAGTTATTTAAACAACTGATAATTATGGGTTTTAATTTAATCTATTTGAGTAAAACTTAACACCTCCCCCACCAAAAACTGTTATCAATAATATTTAGAATTAACTACCAAAATTACGCATTACTTTGGACTGCACGCTTCAACACTTGTTAATTTAATGTAACTAAGCAACTCTAACCTTGTAAACACTCAACGTAATTATGATTCACAAAAGTGACGAATTTACACTAAACGTTAATTATTTGTTAACAGGATTAACCCGCAAATAAAACTAACAACACGTCACATAAGTCTGACAAGCTGTTGCAAAACTTGCCGTTTACCAGTTACGTTAACGGCACATCATTGACATTTTTTTTGATATCAATGATATTACTACTACATAAGTGATATACGATCATTTAAAAATTTAACAATAAGCATACATAGTTTAGTTGAGGATAATGGAATGAAATACTTAGTTACCGGTGGTACAGGGTTTATTGGTCGATTCTTAATTGAACGTCTAGTCGAGAGAGAAGATGCGCAAGTTTATGTATTAACTCGCCAAGGCTCAGAACATAAATTCAATGCACTGAAGGATCGTGTGCATAAGAGCGTTAAGAACCGCATCAAAATGGTTAAAGGTGATATCACTAAAGCCAATTTAGGCATTGACGAACAGTGGTTATCTGAACACACAAATCAAATCGACCATGTCCATCATCTCGCTGCCATTTATGATATGAAAGCAGATGCTGAATCTCAAGAAACAGCAAATGTTGTCGGCACTCGTAATGCAGTTCAAACTGCCATAAAGCTAAAAGCGAAAAACTTCCACCATGTCAGTTCTATCGCTGCAGCGGGTCTGTTTGAGGGTACTTTCTACGAAGATATGTTCGAAGAAGCTGAAAATATGGATAACGCATATCTTCGTACCAAACATGTTTCTGAAAAAGTAGTCCGTGATGAATGCTCTATTCCTTTCCGCATTTATCGTCCAGGTATGGTTGTTGGTCATTCTAAAACCGGTGAAATCGATAAAGTAGATGGTCCATACTATTTCTTCAAACTATTGAAAAAAATCCGTGAGACAATTCCAACATGGATGCCAATGATTGGTGTTGAAGGCCGTCGTCTGAATATTGTCCCTGTCGACTATGTTGCAGATGCCATTGACTACATTAGTCACAAAGAAGAAGTGCACAGTAACTGCTTCCACCTTGTTGATCCAAAACCATTTAAAGTGGGTGAAGTACTTAATATCTTCGCAACAGCGGGTAACGCGCCAAGAACGGCATTCCGAATTGATTCTCGAATCGTTAATTTTTTACCGGCTTCAGTTCGTCAAGCAATCACCCATTTACCAGCAGTGAAACAGCTTACTGAAGGGGTATTAAATGACCTTGGTATTCCAAAAGACGTATTGAATTTCCTTAACTACCCAACGAGCTTCGATGACCGTGAAACAGCACGTGCGCTAGAAGGTTCTAATATCAAAGTGCCTCGCTTAGACGAATACGCACCTGCGGTATGGGATTATTGGGAACGTAACCTAAATGATGACCTAATCAATGACATGACTCTGAAAGGTAATGTGAGTGGTAAAACAATTATCATTACAGGTGCAACTTCGGGTATTGGTGAAGCAACGGCATTAAAACTCGCACCAACAGGCGCTAAATTAATCCTTGTAGCACGTGATGTCACAAAACTAGAAGCAACACAGGCACAACTCCAAGAACTTGGTGGCGATGCACATATCTATTCATGTGACATTTCCAACATGGAATCATGCGACGAGTTAGTTAAGAATGTACTTGAAGAACATGACTTTGTGGATATATTAATCAATAATGCGGGTCGTTCAATCCGTCGTTCAATTGATTTATCGTTTGACCGTTTCCACGATTACGAAAGAACAATGCAGTTAAACTACTTTGGCTCAATTCGTTTAATCATGGGCTTCACACCAAGTATGTTAGAACGTAAAAAAGGGCATGTTATTAACATTTCATCCATTGGTGTACTAACAAACTCACCACGTTTCTCTGCATACGTTGCGTCTAAAGCAGCACTAGATGCATTTACGCGTTGTGCCGCATCCGAGTTTTCTGACCGTAACGTAAACATGACGACAATTAACATGCCGTTAGTACGTACGCCAATGATTGGTCCGACAAAAGTATATGACAATGTGCCCACTCTAGCGCCATCAGAAGCCGCAGACTTAATTGTACAAGCGATTATCCGTAAGCCTAAGCGTATCGCAACCAAAATTGGCATCATGTCTGAAGTACTTTACTCACTGTTTCCTAAAATAAGTGAAATAATCATGAACACCGGTTACCGTATGTTTAATGATTCTGCCGCTGCGAAGGGCAAAGAAGAAGATAAAGATGCGCCAACACAAGCAAGTACCGAACAGATTGCATTTGCAGCTATCATGCGCGGTGTGCATTGGTAATCTAAGCGGTCATAAATAGACCCTAATAAGATAATGTTAAGGGACCACTCTATATACTAAAAAGTGGTCCCTTTTTTGATCGTTCTTATCATGTTAATCTATTGTTTTCTTTAACAAGGATGTATAAGAATGAAAAAATCATTAGGGTTCACACTCATCGAATTAATGATCACTATCGCGATCGTCGCCATACTCATTGGTATCGGGGTGCCCAGTTACCAAAACACCGTACAACAAAGCCGCATAGACGATGCGACCACATTGATTAATAGTGCGCTTAGCTATGCCAAAAACACCGCAATGGCGCATAACCGCACTTTGTATATGACCGTTTCGAATAACACCCTAATTTTAGCGACGGGCACGACTGCTGCAGCTGAAATCATCAATAAAACAACCATAGATACTGACAGTAATTCGAACTTATCATTTACTGATCCAGGCGTACCGATAATA comes from the Moritella yayanosii genome and includes:
- a CDS encoding GspH/FimT family pseudopilin codes for the protein MKKSLGFTLIELMITIAIVAILIGIGVPSYQNTVQQSRIDDATTLINSALSYAKNTAMAHNRTLYMTVSNNTLILATGTTAAAEIINKTTIDTDSNSNLSFTDPGVPIIIFRANGTIATGNTIRYTPGDTGIDMVVGINGSTTITYVGNTGH
- a CDS encoding SDR family oxidoreductase, giving the protein MKYLVTGGTGFIGRFLIERLVEREDAQVYVLTRQGSEHKFNALKDRVHKSVKNRIKMVKGDITKANLGIDEQWLSEHTNQIDHVHHLAAIYDMKADAESQETANVVGTRNAVQTAIKLKAKNFHHVSSIAAAGLFEGTFYEDMFEEAENMDNAYLRTKHVSEKVVRDECSIPFRIYRPGMVVGHSKTGEIDKVDGPYYFFKLLKKIRETIPTWMPMIGVEGRRLNIVPVDYVADAIDYISHKEEVHSNCFHLVDPKPFKVGEVLNIFATAGNAPRTAFRIDSRIVNFLPASVRQAITHLPAVKQLTEGVLNDLGIPKDVLNFLNYPTSFDDRETARALEGSNIKVPRLDEYAPAVWDYWERNLNDDLINDMTLKGNVSGKTIIITGATSGIGEATALKLAPTGAKLILVARDVTKLEATQAQLQELGGDAHIYSCDISNMESCDELVKNVLEEHDFVDILINNAGRSIRRSIDLSFDRFHDYERTMQLNYFGSIRLIMGFTPSMLERKKGHVINISSIGVLTNSPRFSAYVASKAALDAFTRCAASEFSDRNVNMTTINMPLVRTPMIGPTKVYDNVPTLAPSEAADLIVQAIIRKPKRIATKIGIMSEVLYSLFPKISEIIMNTGYRMFNDSAAAKGKEEDKDAPTQASTEQIAFAAIMRGVHW
- the nrdG gene encoding anaerobic ribonucleoside-triphosphate reductase-activating protein, with translation MHYSQYFDLDVINGPGTRVTLFVSGCEHQCKGCYNQSTWSPRNGSHFNQTIEDKIINDLNDPRIRRRGLSLSGGDPLYPKNLDCILKLVKRVKNECIGKSIWLWTGYTIEQLTPQQKAVVQYIDYLVDGKFEQQLVDPALKFRGSSNQRILAITKNDEFDGFKYAISKINAD